One stretch of Excalfactoria chinensis isolate bCotChi1 chromosome 2, bCotChi1.hap2, whole genome shotgun sequence DNA includes these proteins:
- the EZH2 gene encoding histone-lysine N-methyltransferase EZH2 isoform X6: MFNCDNNNASSEGLIMGQTGKKSEKGPICWRKRVKSEYMRLRQLKRFRRADEVKSMFNSNRQKILERTEILNQEWKQRRIQPVHIMTSVSSLRGTRECSVTSDIDFPKQVIPLKTLNAVASVPIMYSWSPLQQNFMVEDETVLHNIPYMGDEVLDQDGTFIEELIKNYDGKVHGDRECGFINDEIFVELVNALGQYSDDEDDDGDDNPDERDDKQKDREEKESHPPRRFPSDKIFEAISSMFPDKGTAEELKEKYKELTEQQLPGALPPECTPNIDGPNAKSVQREQSLHSFHTLFCRRCFKYDCFLHPFHATPNTYKRKNTETALDNKPCGPHCYQHLEGAKEFAAALTAERIKTPPKRPGGRRRGRLPNNTSRPSTPTINVLESKDTDSDREAGMETGGENNDKEEEEKKDETSSSSEANSRCQTPIKMKPNIEPPENVEWSGAEASMFRVLIGTYYDNFCAIARLIGTKTCRQVYEFRVKESSIIAPVPAEDVDTPPRKKKRKHRLWAAHCRKIQLKKDGSSNHVYNYQPCDHPRQPCDSSCPCVIAQNFCEKFCQCSSECQNRFPGCRCKAQCNTKQCPCYLAVRECDPDLCLTCGAADHWDSKNVSCKNCSIQRGSKKHLLLAPSDVAGWGIFIKDPVQKNEFISEYCGEIISQDEADRRGKVYDKYMCSFLFNLNNDFVVDATRKGNKIRFANHSVNPNCYAKVMMVNGDHRIGIFAKRAIQTGEELFFDYRYSQADALKYVGIEREMEIP; this comes from the exons GTTAATCATGGgtcaaacaggaaaaaagtcTGAGAAAGGACCAATTTGTTGGCGAAAACGTGTAAAATCAGAATATATGAGACTGAGGCAGCTCAAGAGATTCCGACGTGCAGATGAAGTAAAG AGTATGTTTAATTCTAATCGTCAGAAGATACTGGAAAGAACTGAAATCTTAAATCAAGAATGGAAACAGCGTAGGATACAGCCTGTACACATCATGACTTCTGTGAGCTCTTTGCGTGGGACCAGGGAG tgctctgttacCAGTGACATAGATTTTCCAAAACAAGTAATCCCACTAAAGACTCTCAATGCTGTTGCTTCTGTGCCTATAATGTATTCTTGGTCTCCCCTTCAACAAAATTTTATG GTAGAGGATGAAACTGTTTTACATAACATTCCATATATGGGAGATGAAGTGCTTGACCAGGATGGTACCTTTATTGAAGAGCTGATAAAGAACTATGATGGGAAAGTGCATGGAGATAGAG AATGTGGATTTATCAATGATGAAATATTTGTTGAGCTGGTCAATGCACTTGGTCAATATagtgatgatgaagatgatgatggagatgacAATCCTGATGAAAGAGATGACAAGCAAAAAGATCGGGAAG agaaagaaagtcACCCACCTCGGAGGTTTCCATCTGACAAGATATTTGAAGCAATTTCCTCAATGTTTCCAGATAAGGGTACAGCAGAAGAATTGAAAGAGAA aTACAAAGAACTCACTGAACAGCAGCTTCCAGGAGCTCTTCCTCCTGAATGCACACCAAACATAGATGGACCAAACGCCAAGTCTGTTCAGAGGGAGCAAAGCTTACATTCTTTTCATACACTCTTCTGTAGGCGTTGTTTTAAATATGATTGCTTCTTACATC CATTCCATGCAACTCCAAATacttacaaaagaaagaatacagaaaCAGCATTAGATAATAAGCCCTGTGGACCGCACTGTTATCAGCATCTG gaagGTGCAAAAGAGTTTGCAGCTGCCCTGACTGCTGAGCGTATAAAGACACCACCGAAGCGCCCAGGTGGTCGCCGAAGGGGAAGACTTCCAAATAACACCAGCAGACCTAGCACACCAACAATAAATGTGCTGGAATCAAAAGACACAGACAGTGACAGAGAAGCTGGAATGGAAACTGGAGGAGAAAACAACgataaagaggaagaagaaaagaaagatgaaactTCCAGTTCCTCTG AAGCAAATTCTAGGTGTCAAACACCAATAAAGATGAAGCCAAATATTGAGCCTCCAGAGAATGTGGAATGGAGTGGTGCAGAAGCCTCAATGTTTAGAGTTCTTATTGGCACCTACTATGATAACTTCTGTGCAATCGCCAGACTAATTGGGACCAAAACATGCAGACAG GTATATGAGTTTAGAGTAAAAGAATCTAGTATTATTGCTCCGGTCCCTGCTGAAGATGTTGATACTCctcccagaaagaagaagaggaaacacAG GTTGTGGGCTGCTCATTGCAGAAAGATACAGCTGAAAAAGG ATGGTTCATCAAATCATGTTTACAACTATCAGCCATGCGATCATCCACGCCAGCCCTGTGACAGCTCATGTCCTTGTGTTATTGCTCAAAACTTCTGTGAGAAGTTTTGTCAGTGCAGCTCAGAat GCCAAAACAGGTTTCCTGGATGTCGTTGTAAAGCACAATGTAACACTAAGCAGTGTCCATGTTACCTAGCTGTTCGTGAATGTGATCCTGATCTCTGTTTAACTTGTGGAGCAGCTGACCACTGGGACAGCAAAAATGTTTCTTGCAAGAACTGCAGCATTCAGAGAGGATCCAAGAAA CATTTACTATTGGCACCTTCAGATGTGGCAGGCTGGGGGATTTTCATCAAAGATCCTGTGCAGAAGAATGAATTCATCTCTGAATACTGTGGTGAG ATTATTTCTCAGGATGAGgcagacagaagaggaaaagtatATGACAAGTACATGTGCAGCTTTCTGTTTAACTTGAATAATG ATTTTGTGGTTGATGCAACACGCAAGGGAAACAAGATTAGATTTGCAAACCATTCAGTAAATCCCAATTGCTATGCAAAAG tTATGATGGTTAATGGTGATCACAGAATAGGAATATTTGCAAAAAGAGCTATTCAGACTGGTGAAGAACTCTTCTTTGACTACAG atatAGCCAAGCTGATGCCCTGAAATATGTGGGTatagaaagagaaatggaaatccCTTGA
- the EZH2 gene encoding histone-lysine N-methyltransferase EZH2 isoform X5, protein MFNCDNNNASSEGLIMGQTGKKSEKGPICWRKRVKSEYMRLRQLKRFRRADEVKSMFNSNRQKILERTEILNQEWKQRRIQPVHIMTSVSSLRGTRECSVTSDIDFPKQVIPLKTLNAVASVPIMYSWSPLQQNFMVEDETVLHNIPYMGDEVLDQDGTFIEELIKNYDGKVHGDRECGFINDEIFVELVNALGQYSDDEDDDGDDNPDERDDKQKDREGNRMEKESHPPRRFPSDKIFEAISSMFPDKGTAEELKEKYKELTEQQLPGALPPECTPNIDGPNAKSVQREQSLHSFHTLFCRRCFKYDCFLHPFHATPNTYKRKNTETALDNKPCGPHCYQHLEGAKEFAAALTAERIKTPPKRPGGRRRGRLPNNTSRPSTPTINVLESKDTDSDREAGMETGGENNDKEEEEKKDETSSSSEANSRCQTPIKMKPNIEPPENVEWSGAEASMFRVLIGTYYDNFCAIARLIGTKTCRQVYEFRVKESSIIAPVPAEDVDTPPRKKKRKHRLWAAHCRKIQLKKDGSSNHVYNYQPCDHPRQPCDSSCPCVIAQNFCEKFCQCSSECQNRFPGCRCKAQCNTKQCPCYLAVRECDPDLCLTCGAADHWDSKNVSCKNCSIQRGSKKHLLLAPSDVAGWGIFIKDPVQKNEFISEYCGEIISQDEADRRGKVYDKYMCSFLFNLNNDFVVDATRKGNKIRFANHSVNPNCYAKVMMVNGDHRIGIFAKRAIQTGEELFFDYRYSQADALKYVGIEREMEIP, encoded by the exons GTTAATCATGGgtcaaacaggaaaaaagtcTGAGAAAGGACCAATTTGTTGGCGAAAACGTGTAAAATCAGAATATATGAGACTGAGGCAGCTCAAGAGATTCCGACGTGCAGATGAAGTAAAG AGTATGTTTAATTCTAATCGTCAGAAGATACTGGAAAGAACTGAAATCTTAAATCAAGAATGGAAACAGCGTAGGATACAGCCTGTACACATCATGACTTCTGTGAGCTCTTTGCGTGGGACCAGGGAG tgctctgttacCAGTGACATAGATTTTCCAAAACAAGTAATCCCACTAAAGACTCTCAATGCTGTTGCTTCTGTGCCTATAATGTATTCTTGGTCTCCCCTTCAACAAAATTTTATG GTAGAGGATGAAACTGTTTTACATAACATTCCATATATGGGAGATGAAGTGCTTGACCAGGATGGTACCTTTATTGAAGAGCTGATAAAGAACTATGATGGGAAAGTGCATGGAGATAGAG AATGTGGATTTATCAATGATGAAATATTTGTTGAGCTGGTCAATGCACTTGGTCAATATagtgatgatgaagatgatgatggagatgacAATCCTGATGAAAGAGATGACAAGCAAAAAGATCGGGAAGGTAACAGGATGG agaaagaaagtcACCCACCTCGGAGGTTTCCATCTGACAAGATATTTGAAGCAATTTCCTCAATGTTTCCAGATAAGGGTACAGCAGAAGAATTGAAAGAGAA aTACAAAGAACTCACTGAACAGCAGCTTCCAGGAGCTCTTCCTCCTGAATGCACACCAAACATAGATGGACCAAACGCCAAGTCTGTTCAGAGGGAGCAAAGCTTACATTCTTTTCATACACTCTTCTGTAGGCGTTGTTTTAAATATGATTGCTTCTTACATC CATTCCATGCAACTCCAAATacttacaaaagaaagaatacagaaaCAGCATTAGATAATAAGCCCTGTGGACCGCACTGTTATCAGCATCTG gaagGTGCAAAAGAGTTTGCAGCTGCCCTGACTGCTGAGCGTATAAAGACACCACCGAAGCGCCCAGGTGGTCGCCGAAGGGGAAGACTTCCAAATAACACCAGCAGACCTAGCACACCAACAATAAATGTGCTGGAATCAAAAGACACAGACAGTGACAGAGAAGCTGGAATGGAAACTGGAGGAGAAAACAACgataaagaggaagaagaaaagaaagatgaaactTCCAGTTCCTCTG AAGCAAATTCTAGGTGTCAAACACCAATAAAGATGAAGCCAAATATTGAGCCTCCAGAGAATGTGGAATGGAGTGGTGCAGAAGCCTCAATGTTTAGAGTTCTTATTGGCACCTACTATGATAACTTCTGTGCAATCGCCAGACTAATTGGGACCAAAACATGCAGACAG GTATATGAGTTTAGAGTAAAAGAATCTAGTATTATTGCTCCGGTCCCTGCTGAAGATGTTGATACTCctcccagaaagaagaagaggaaacacAG GTTGTGGGCTGCTCATTGCAGAAAGATACAGCTGAAAAAGG ATGGTTCATCAAATCATGTTTACAACTATCAGCCATGCGATCATCCACGCCAGCCCTGTGACAGCTCATGTCCTTGTGTTATTGCTCAAAACTTCTGTGAGAAGTTTTGTCAGTGCAGCTCAGAat GCCAAAACAGGTTTCCTGGATGTCGTTGTAAAGCACAATGTAACACTAAGCAGTGTCCATGTTACCTAGCTGTTCGTGAATGTGATCCTGATCTCTGTTTAACTTGTGGAGCAGCTGACCACTGGGACAGCAAAAATGTTTCTTGCAAGAACTGCAGCATTCAGAGAGGATCCAAGAAA CATTTACTATTGGCACCTTCAGATGTGGCAGGCTGGGGGATTTTCATCAAAGATCCTGTGCAGAAGAATGAATTCATCTCTGAATACTGTGGTGAG ATTATTTCTCAGGATGAGgcagacagaagaggaaaagtatATGACAAGTACATGTGCAGCTTTCTGTTTAACTTGAATAATG ATTTTGTGGTTGATGCAACACGCAAGGGAAACAAGATTAGATTTGCAAACCATTCAGTAAATCCCAATTGCTATGCAAAAG tTATGATGGTTAATGGTGATCACAGAATAGGAATATTTGCAAAAAGAGCTATTCAGACTGGTGAAGAACTCTTCTTTGACTACAG atatAGCCAAGCTGATGCCCTGAAATATGTGGGTatagaaagagaaatggaaatccCTTGA
- the EZH2 gene encoding histone-lysine N-methyltransferase EZH2 isoform X2 produces MAAEGQSDEMASDMKMLMKQRLIMGQTGKKSEKGPICWRKRVKSEYMRLRQLKRFRRADEVKSMFNSNRQKILERTEILNQEWKQRRIQPVHIMTSVSSLRGTRECSVTSDIDFPKQVIPLKTLNAVASVPIMYSWSPLQQNFMVEDETVLHNIPYMGDEVLDQDGTFIEELIKNYDGKVHGDRECGFINDEIFVELVNALGQYSDDEDDDGDDNPDERDDKQKDREGNRMEKESHPPRRFPSDKIFEAISSMFPDKGTAEELKEKYKELTEQQLPGALPPECTPNIDGPNAKSVQREQSLHSFHTLFCRRCFKYDCFLHPFHATPNTYKRKNTETALDNKPCGPHCYQHLEGAKEFAAALTAERIKTPPKRPGGRRRGRLPNNTSRPSTPTINVLESKDTDSDREAGMETGGENNDKEEEEKKDETSSSSEANSRCQTPIKMKPNIEPPENVEWSGAEASMFRVLIGTYYDNFCAIARLIGTKTCRQVYEFRVKESSIIAPVPAEDVDTPPRKKKRKHRLWAAHCRKIQLKKDGSSNHVYNYQPCDHPRQPCDSSCPCVIAQNFCEKFCQCSSECQNRFPGCRCKAQCNTKQCPCYLAVRECDPDLCLTCGAADHWDSKNVSCKNCSIQRGSKKHLLLAPSDVAGWGIFIKDPVQKNEFISEYCGEIISQDEADRRGKVYDKYMCSFLFNLNNDFVVDATRKGNKIRFANHSVNPNCYAKVMMVNGDHRIGIFAKRAIQTGEELFFDYRYSQADALKYVGIEREMEIP; encoded by the exons GTTAATCATGGgtcaaacaggaaaaaagtcTGAGAAAGGACCAATTTGTTGGCGAAAACGTGTAAAATCAGAATATATGAGACTGAGGCAGCTCAAGAGATTCCGACGTGCAGATGAAGTAAAG AGTATGTTTAATTCTAATCGTCAGAAGATACTGGAAAGAACTGAAATCTTAAATCAAGAATGGAAACAGCGTAGGATACAGCCTGTACACATCATGACTTCTGTGAGCTCTTTGCGTGGGACCAGGGAG tgctctgttacCAGTGACATAGATTTTCCAAAACAAGTAATCCCACTAAAGACTCTCAATGCTGTTGCTTCTGTGCCTATAATGTATTCTTGGTCTCCCCTTCAACAAAATTTTATG GTAGAGGATGAAACTGTTTTACATAACATTCCATATATGGGAGATGAAGTGCTTGACCAGGATGGTACCTTTATTGAAGAGCTGATAAAGAACTATGATGGGAAAGTGCATGGAGATAGAG AATGTGGATTTATCAATGATGAAATATTTGTTGAGCTGGTCAATGCACTTGGTCAATATagtgatgatgaagatgatgatggagatgacAATCCTGATGAAAGAGATGACAAGCAAAAAGATCGGGAAGGTAACAGGATGG agaaagaaagtcACCCACCTCGGAGGTTTCCATCTGACAAGATATTTGAAGCAATTTCCTCAATGTTTCCAGATAAGGGTACAGCAGAAGAATTGAAAGAGAA aTACAAAGAACTCACTGAACAGCAGCTTCCAGGAGCTCTTCCTCCTGAATGCACACCAAACATAGATGGACCAAACGCCAAGTCTGTTCAGAGGGAGCAAAGCTTACATTCTTTTCATACACTCTTCTGTAGGCGTTGTTTTAAATATGATTGCTTCTTACATC CATTCCATGCAACTCCAAATacttacaaaagaaagaatacagaaaCAGCATTAGATAATAAGCCCTGTGGACCGCACTGTTATCAGCATCTG gaagGTGCAAAAGAGTTTGCAGCTGCCCTGACTGCTGAGCGTATAAAGACACCACCGAAGCGCCCAGGTGGTCGCCGAAGGGGAAGACTTCCAAATAACACCAGCAGACCTAGCACACCAACAATAAATGTGCTGGAATCAAAAGACACAGACAGTGACAGAGAAGCTGGAATGGAAACTGGAGGAGAAAACAACgataaagaggaagaagaaaagaaagatgaaactTCCAGTTCCTCTG AAGCAAATTCTAGGTGTCAAACACCAATAAAGATGAAGCCAAATATTGAGCCTCCAGAGAATGTGGAATGGAGTGGTGCAGAAGCCTCAATGTTTAGAGTTCTTATTGGCACCTACTATGATAACTTCTGTGCAATCGCCAGACTAATTGGGACCAAAACATGCAGACAG GTATATGAGTTTAGAGTAAAAGAATCTAGTATTATTGCTCCGGTCCCTGCTGAAGATGTTGATACTCctcccagaaagaagaagaggaaacacAG GTTGTGGGCTGCTCATTGCAGAAAGATACAGCTGAAAAAGG ATGGTTCATCAAATCATGTTTACAACTATCAGCCATGCGATCATCCACGCCAGCCCTGTGACAGCTCATGTCCTTGTGTTATTGCTCAAAACTTCTGTGAGAAGTTTTGTCAGTGCAGCTCAGAat GCCAAAACAGGTTTCCTGGATGTCGTTGTAAAGCACAATGTAACACTAAGCAGTGTCCATGTTACCTAGCTGTTCGTGAATGTGATCCTGATCTCTGTTTAACTTGTGGAGCAGCTGACCACTGGGACAGCAAAAATGTTTCTTGCAAGAACTGCAGCATTCAGAGAGGATCCAAGAAA CATTTACTATTGGCACCTTCAGATGTGGCAGGCTGGGGGATTTTCATCAAAGATCCTGTGCAGAAGAATGAATTCATCTCTGAATACTGTGGTGAG ATTATTTCTCAGGATGAGgcagacagaagaggaaaagtatATGACAAGTACATGTGCAGCTTTCTGTTTAACTTGAATAATG ATTTTGTGGTTGATGCAACACGCAAGGGAAACAAGATTAGATTTGCAAACCATTCAGTAAATCCCAATTGCTATGCAAAAG tTATGATGGTTAATGGTGATCACAGAATAGGAATATTTGCAAAAAGAGCTATTCAGACTGGTGAAGAACTCTTCTTTGACTACAG atatAGCCAAGCTGATGCCCTGAAATATGTGGGTatagaaagagaaatggaaatccCTTGA
- the EZH2 gene encoding histone-lysine N-methyltransferase EZH2 isoform X7 — protein sequence MGQTGKKSEKGPICWRKRVKSEYMRLRQLKRFRRADEVKSMFNSNRQKILERTEILNQEWKQRRIQPVHIMTSVSSLRGTRECSVTSDIDFPKQVIPLKTLNAVASVPIMYSWSPLQQNFMVEDETVLHNIPYMGDEVLDQDGTFIEELIKNYDGKVHGDRECGFINDEIFVELVNALGQYSDDEDDDGDDNPDERDDKQKDREGNRMEKESHPPRRFPSDKIFEAISSMFPDKGTAEELKEKYKELTEQQLPGALPPECTPNIDGPNAKSVQREQSLHSFHTLFCRRCFKYDCFLHPFHATPNTYKRKNTETALDNKPCGPHCYQHLEGAKEFAAALTAERIKTPPKRPGGRRRGRLPNNTSRPSTPTINVLESKDTDSDREAGMETGGENNDKEEEEKKDETSSSSEANSRCQTPIKMKPNIEPPENVEWSGAEASMFRVLIGTYYDNFCAIARLIGTKTCRQVYEFRVKESSIIAPVPAEDVDTPPRKKKRKHRLWAAHCRKIQLKKDGSSNHVYNYQPCDHPRQPCDSSCPCVIAQNFCEKFCQCSSECQNRFPGCRCKAQCNTKQCPCYLAVRECDPDLCLTCGAADHWDSKNVSCKNCSIQRGSKKHLLLAPSDVAGWGIFIKDPVQKNEFISEYCGEIISQDEADRRGKVYDKYMCSFLFNLNNDFVVDATRKGNKIRFANHSVNPNCYAKVMMVNGDHRIGIFAKRAIQTGEELFFDYRYSQADALKYVGIEREMEIP from the exons ATGGgtcaaacaggaaaaaagtcTGAGAAAGGACCAATTTGTTGGCGAAAACGTGTAAAATCAGAATATATGAGACTGAGGCAGCTCAAGAGATTCCGACGTGCAGATGAAGTAAAG AGTATGTTTAATTCTAATCGTCAGAAGATACTGGAAAGAACTGAAATCTTAAATCAAGAATGGAAACAGCGTAGGATACAGCCTGTACACATCATGACTTCTGTGAGCTCTTTGCGTGGGACCAGGGAG tgctctgttacCAGTGACATAGATTTTCCAAAACAAGTAATCCCACTAAAGACTCTCAATGCTGTTGCTTCTGTGCCTATAATGTATTCTTGGTCTCCCCTTCAACAAAATTTTATG GTAGAGGATGAAACTGTTTTACATAACATTCCATATATGGGAGATGAAGTGCTTGACCAGGATGGTACCTTTATTGAAGAGCTGATAAAGAACTATGATGGGAAAGTGCATGGAGATAGAG AATGTGGATTTATCAATGATGAAATATTTGTTGAGCTGGTCAATGCACTTGGTCAATATagtgatgatgaagatgatgatggagatgacAATCCTGATGAAAGAGATGACAAGCAAAAAGATCGGGAAGGTAACAGGATGG agaaagaaagtcACCCACCTCGGAGGTTTCCATCTGACAAGATATTTGAAGCAATTTCCTCAATGTTTCCAGATAAGGGTACAGCAGAAGAATTGAAAGAGAA aTACAAAGAACTCACTGAACAGCAGCTTCCAGGAGCTCTTCCTCCTGAATGCACACCAAACATAGATGGACCAAACGCCAAGTCTGTTCAGAGGGAGCAAAGCTTACATTCTTTTCATACACTCTTCTGTAGGCGTTGTTTTAAATATGATTGCTTCTTACATC CATTCCATGCAACTCCAAATacttacaaaagaaagaatacagaaaCAGCATTAGATAATAAGCCCTGTGGACCGCACTGTTATCAGCATCTG gaagGTGCAAAAGAGTTTGCAGCTGCCCTGACTGCTGAGCGTATAAAGACACCACCGAAGCGCCCAGGTGGTCGCCGAAGGGGAAGACTTCCAAATAACACCAGCAGACCTAGCACACCAACAATAAATGTGCTGGAATCAAAAGACACAGACAGTGACAGAGAAGCTGGAATGGAAACTGGAGGAGAAAACAACgataaagaggaagaagaaaagaaagatgaaactTCCAGTTCCTCTG AAGCAAATTCTAGGTGTCAAACACCAATAAAGATGAAGCCAAATATTGAGCCTCCAGAGAATGTGGAATGGAGTGGTGCAGAAGCCTCAATGTTTAGAGTTCTTATTGGCACCTACTATGATAACTTCTGTGCAATCGCCAGACTAATTGGGACCAAAACATGCAGACAG GTATATGAGTTTAGAGTAAAAGAATCTAGTATTATTGCTCCGGTCCCTGCTGAAGATGTTGATACTCctcccagaaagaagaagaggaaacacAG GTTGTGGGCTGCTCATTGCAGAAAGATACAGCTGAAAAAGG ATGGTTCATCAAATCATGTTTACAACTATCAGCCATGCGATCATCCACGCCAGCCCTGTGACAGCTCATGTCCTTGTGTTATTGCTCAAAACTTCTGTGAGAAGTTTTGTCAGTGCAGCTCAGAat GCCAAAACAGGTTTCCTGGATGTCGTTGTAAAGCACAATGTAACACTAAGCAGTGTCCATGTTACCTAGCTGTTCGTGAATGTGATCCTGATCTCTGTTTAACTTGTGGAGCAGCTGACCACTGGGACAGCAAAAATGTTTCTTGCAAGAACTGCAGCATTCAGAGAGGATCCAAGAAA CATTTACTATTGGCACCTTCAGATGTGGCAGGCTGGGGGATTTTCATCAAAGATCCTGTGCAGAAGAATGAATTCATCTCTGAATACTGTGGTGAG ATTATTTCTCAGGATGAGgcagacagaagaggaaaagtatATGACAAGTACATGTGCAGCTTTCTGTTTAACTTGAATAATG ATTTTGTGGTTGATGCAACACGCAAGGGAAACAAGATTAGATTTGCAAACCATTCAGTAAATCCCAATTGCTATGCAAAAG tTATGATGGTTAATGGTGATCACAGAATAGGAATATTTGCAAAAAGAGCTATTCAGACTGGTGAAGAACTCTTCTTTGACTACAG atatAGCCAAGCTGATGCCCTGAAATATGTGGGTatagaaagagaaatggaaatccCTTGA